From one Dyella sp. 2HG41-7 genomic stretch:
- a CDS encoding XrtA system polysaccharide chain length determinant: protein MVGELAPLGGMLPALVTEARRRRMALGIAFAVIAVAALVVGMFWPKKYEASITILAQESSIITPLMEGAASATANANRAGIANNVIFSRKVLDQILVTGGWMAAHPTPIQQDQIIEGIRSRTKVQTSHGNLITISYSDSDPRRAFVVTQEFGRLFISESLASKQRESRDAYEFINSQVETYRHKLTDAEDKLKTYRESNADARPGSDADTNSRISQLRTQIENTQLELTEKRSQAAALQAQLSGESEVNAVHTTQGIYDTQLADLQSQLDKLLLTYTDQYPDVIRIRHQIQDLRQQMALSDQRKQAAQAAGTPIPLDSTVQMNPLYQQLKIQLAATEGDAAAAQARIGASESMLATELDRSKRISNSENVTAELTRDYDVNRDVYQDLLKRRENARVSMNLDAEQRGLAFFVQNPAVMPLVPSGLRFIHFGAAGLVLSLAIPFGLLFALVRFDPRVRSLAQLERAIGSGVLATVPFYPTPRDRRRDRLHNATLILIVVGVAAFYLILFWIRHKG from the coding sequence ATGGTTGGAGAACTTGCACCTCTAGGCGGCATGCTGCCTGCGTTGGTGACCGAGGCGCGTCGGCGACGCATGGCCTTGGGCATCGCTTTTGCCGTGATTGCCGTCGCCGCTTTGGTGGTCGGCATGTTCTGGCCGAAGAAATACGAAGCGTCCATCACCATCCTGGCGCAGGAAAGCAGCATCATCACGCCGCTGATGGAAGGCGCGGCTTCCGCGACCGCCAACGCCAATCGCGCCGGCATCGCGAACAACGTGATTTTCAGCCGCAAGGTGCTCGATCAGATCCTGGTGACAGGCGGTTGGATGGCGGCGCATCCCACGCCGATTCAACAGGATCAGATCATCGAGGGCATTCGCTCTCGCACCAAGGTGCAGACCTCGCACGGCAATCTGATCACGATCAGTTATTCCGATTCCGACCCGCGGCGCGCGTTCGTGGTGACGCAGGAGTTTGGGCGTCTATTCATCAGCGAAAGCCTCGCTTCGAAACAGCGCGAAAGCCGCGACGCCTACGAGTTCATCAACAGCCAGGTGGAAACCTACCGCCACAAATTGACGGACGCCGAAGACAAACTCAAAACGTATCGGGAATCCAATGCGGACGCGCGGCCGGGCAGCGATGCCGACACCAATTCGCGCATCAGCCAGTTGCGCACGCAAATCGAAAATACGCAATTGGAGTTGACCGAAAAGCGCTCGCAGGCCGCCGCGTTGCAGGCGCAGCTGTCGGGTGAATCGGAGGTCAATGCGGTGCACACCACGCAGGGTATCTACGACACTCAGCTAGCCGATCTGCAGAGTCAGCTCGACAAGTTGCTGCTCACCTACACCGATCAATATCCGGATGTGATTCGCATCCGTCACCAGATACAGGATTTGCGCCAGCAAATGGCCTTGTCCGATCAGCGCAAACAGGCGGCGCAAGCGGCCGGTACGCCGATCCCGTTGGATAGCACGGTGCAAATGAATCCGCTGTATCAGCAGCTGAAGATTCAGCTGGCCGCCACCGAAGGCGATGCCGCAGCAGCTCAGGCGCGCATCGGCGCCAGCGAGTCGATGCTGGCTACTGAGCTCGATCGCAGCAAACGCATTTCCAATTCGGAAAACGTCACCGCCGAGCTGACGCGCGACTACGACGTCAATCGCGATGTCTACCAAGATCTGTTGAAGCGTCGCGAAAACGCGCGCGTGTCGATGAATCTCGACGCCGAGCAACGCGGCCTGGCGTTCTTCGTACAAAATCCTGCAGTGATGCCGCTGGTGCCGTCTGGCTTGCGTTTTATCCATTTCGGCGCGGCGGGTTTGGTGTTGTCGCTCGCCATCCCGTTCGGATTGTTGTTCGCGTTGGTTCGCTTCGATCCGCGGGTGCGTTCACTCGCCCAGTTGGAGCGCGCGATCGGTTCGGGCGTGCTGGCGACGGTTCCGTTCTATCCAACCCCGCGCGATCGTCGACGCGACCGTCTGCATAACGCGACGTTGATCTTGATCGTCGTCGGCGTCGCCGCGTTTTACCTGATTCTGTTCTGGATCCGGCACAAGGGTTGA
- a CDS encoding XrtA/PEP-CTERM system exopolysaccharide export protein, with product MKSLSRCFSLFLPLLLAACATTGGSGDPPKLNPDVQAVTTYHIGVDDQLQITVWHNPDLSVSVPVRPDGKITVPLIGDVVAGGKTSDEVSAEIKDRLQSYVRDPQVAVILIALRSNEYLSRVRVTGAVRTPISIPYRQGMTVLDAVLAAGGITEFAAPDRTELYRKGEAGSPVSYSVHLEKILQQGDLANNYPVQPGDVITVPQRAF from the coding sequence ATGAAGAGCCTCAGTCGTTGTTTTTCGCTGTTCCTACCTTTACTGCTCGCCGCCTGCGCGACGACGGGCGGGTCTGGCGACCCCCCTAAGCTCAACCCGGACGTGCAGGCTGTAACCACGTACCACATCGGTGTGGACGATCAGTTACAAATCACGGTTTGGCACAATCCGGACCTTAGCGTGAGCGTTCCGGTCCGCCCGGACGGCAAGATCACGGTGCCCCTGATTGGCGATGTCGTGGCCGGCGGCAAGACCTCGGACGAGGTTTCCGCCGAGATCAAGGACCGGCTGCAGTCGTATGTGCGCGACCCGCAAGTGGCGGTCATTCTTATTGCGTTGCGCAGCAACGAATACCTGTCGCGGGTGCGAGTCACCGGTGCGGTGCGCACGCCGATTTCGATTCCATATCGCCAAGGCATGACCGTGCTCGATGCGGTGTTGGCCGCCGGCGGCATTACCGAATTTGCCGCGCCCGACCGTACCGAGCTGTATCGCAAAGGCGAGGCCGGGAGCCCGGTTTCCTATTCCGTGCATCTGGAAAAAATCCTGCAGCAAGGCGATCTCGCTAACAACTATCCGGTGCAACCGGGCGATGTGATTACGGTGCCGCAACGCGCGTTCTGA
- a CDS encoding YdcF family protein, with protein sequence MDLFESLVYPINQAAILAAVGLCVLWRRRYRAAFAIFAFGICWLWLCATPVVATRLRDSLERSYPQRDASTYAKADAIVILGGGNLPRYDLDSNADETFSLATRIGFGLQLFRDARADMVLLSGSDQALRMARRLQSQGVPVNAMQTECASTNTHENAVLSAALLKQAKRPRILLVTSGFHMPRAAAAFANQGLDVIPAPAFDPVYPSWQAHPWWPKRSALRLSGRCLREYAGMWWYRLRGWT encoded by the coding sequence ATGGATCTGTTTGAAAGCCTGGTCTATCCGATCAATCAAGCGGCGATTCTTGCCGCCGTCGGTCTTTGCGTTTTATGGCGCCGACGCTACCGCGCCGCCTTCGCGATATTTGCGTTCGGCATTTGCTGGCTATGGTTGTGCGCCACGCCTGTCGTGGCCACACGCTTGCGCGATTCGCTGGAACGCAGCTATCCGCAACGCGACGCATCCACGTACGCCAAGGCTGATGCAATCGTGATTCTGGGTGGTGGCAACTTGCCGCGATACGACTTGGACTCGAATGCGGACGAAACATTTAGCCTGGCGACGCGAATCGGTTTCGGCTTGCAGTTGTTCCGCGACGCGCGCGCGGACATGGTGCTGCTTTCCGGCAGCGACCAGGCGTTGCGCATGGCGCGAAGGCTGCAATCGCAAGGCGTACCGGTCAACGCCATGCAGACCGAATGCGCCAGCACCAATACCCATGAAAACGCGGTACTTTCCGCCGCCCTGCTCAAGCAGGCGAAGCGGCCTCGCATCTTGTTGGTGACATCGGGTTTTCATATGCCGCGCGCGGCAGCCGCGTTCGCCAATCAGGGGCTCGACGTGATTCCCGCGCCCGCGTTCGACCCGGTTTATCCTTCTTGGCAAGCCCATCCTTGGTGGCCGAAACGATCCGCTTTGCGATTGAGCGGTCGCTGCCTGCGCGAATATGCGGGAATGTGGTGGTATCGGCTACGCGGGTGGACCTGA
- a CDS encoding 4'-phosphopantetheinyl transferase superfamily protein, producing MNDPANTYGETCPIHIVRAAPSALWQEARDACDDALARDYAFVAILHGMEAFADDQILTDKDRERAARYRQPGDRHNFVLGRNLVHHFVRPCGISTPCEISVGARGKPFLPDAHAYNVSHSGRWVACIVHRDDSVGIDVETFVRMKNYRDLIEVITHPTERRYIEQAPTEHRLALFKRCWTRKEAVLKATGEGLRDNLQTIDVNLAQNEPVLDQPMPLRVMHLATDQDDATIALALNPSVRGVVAMFVGEPR from the coding sequence ATGAACGATCCGGCCAATACGTACGGCGAAACGTGCCCGATTCATATCGTTAGAGCAGCGCCGTCTGCGCTATGGCAGGAGGCGCGGGATGCCTGCGACGACGCACTAGCGCGAGACTATGCTTTCGTGGCGATTTTGCATGGCATGGAAGCATTCGCCGACGATCAGATATTGACTGATAAAGATCGCGAACGCGCTGCGCGTTACCGCCAACCTGGGGATCGCCACAACTTTGTGTTAGGGCGCAATCTTGTTCATCACTTCGTTCGCCCGTGCGGTATATCGACGCCGTGCGAGATCTCCGTTGGTGCGCGTGGCAAGCCTTTTCTGCCCGACGCGCACGCATACAACGTGTCGCACTCGGGGCGCTGGGTCGCATGCATCGTCCATCGCGATGATTCGGTCGGAATCGATGTCGAAACCTTTGTACGGATGAAGAACTATCGCGACCTTATCGAGGTTATTACGCATCCAACCGAACGTCGCTACATCGAGCAGGCGCCAACGGAGCATCGATTGGCGTTGTTTAAGCGCTGCTGGACACGCAAGGAGGCGGTCTTGAAAGCCACCGGTGAAGGTTTACGCGACAACCTGCAAACCATTGATGTAAATCTTGCGCAAAACGAGCCGGTGCTCGATCAGCCGATGCCGTTGCGTGTAATGCATCTGGCGACGGACCAAGACGACGCGACGATTGCGCTGGCGCTAAACCCCTCGGTGCGGGGAGTGGTTGCGATGTTTGTCGGTGAGCCGCGCTGA
- a CDS encoding thioesterase domain-containing protein, with amino-acid sequence MTVNRRASAADTGRWFRRFGANSGARRRLICFHHAGGSPSLFADWHRHITLTTEVWAVVLPGRETRFAEAPLDRMDELAAMLVEVMPLDLPFAFFGHSLGAVIGFEVASQLRSRGLPEPARLFVSACLAPQLCLKERSRATLSDAELLRALEGFGGTPKELLEYPEYLDMVLAVLRADFNVIDTYAAPENSELRFPITAYAGLSDPHIPPELMKEWERWSTPGFTCHSFVGDHFYLNTQRSALIGHVLARWNDCVMPGMG; translated from the coding sequence GTGACGGTGAATAGGCGGGCAAGTGCGGCAGATACAGGCCGATGGTTTCGGCGTTTCGGCGCGAACTCCGGCGCACGCCGCCGCCTGATTTGTTTTCACCACGCTGGTGGCAGTCCGTCGTTATTCGCGGATTGGCATCGGCATATCACGTTGACGACGGAAGTGTGGGCGGTTGTCTTGCCGGGTCGGGAAACGCGCTTTGCGGAAGCGCCGCTCGATCGCATGGACGAGTTGGCCGCGATGCTGGTGGAGGTTATGCCGCTGGATCTGCCATTTGCTTTTTTCGGTCACAGTCTTGGCGCGGTGATCGGTTTTGAAGTGGCCTCGCAGTTGCGCAGTCGCGGTCTTCCTGAGCCGGCACGTCTCTTCGTTTCGGCGTGCCTTGCGCCGCAGTTGTGTTTAAAGGAACGGTCGCGTGCGACATTGAGCGATGCCGAGTTGTTGCGCGCGCTGGAAGGTTTCGGCGGCACGCCGAAAGAATTGCTCGAATATCCCGAATATTTGGACATGGTGCTTGCGGTGCTGCGTGCAGACTTCAATGTCATCGACACTTACGCAGCGCCTGAAAACAGCGAGCTTCGATTTCCGATCACGGCGTATGCCGGCTTAAGCGATCCGCATATCCCGCCGGAATTGATGAAGGAATGGGAGCGATGGTCGACGCCGGGTTTCACATGTCACAGCTTTGTCGGCGATCACTTTTATCTCAACACGCAGCGCTCGGCGTTGATCGGCCATGTGCTGGCGCGCTGGAACGATTGCGTTATGCCTGGAATGGGTTAG
- a CDS encoding alpha/beta hydrolase: MTIRMNRCRLVYRQSVLRRLACVVWMILAACLLGCASSGGERASSVSAQALIDKAQQWQTDAIRGQSTRIQAEAWLHCATLAHQAMAASEAATNTAAGLLATQCSRAFFDLVAQGGPIRVSMGQVSVDNIAVRVELRGMPESLGKSFYIEPADQVQMDALDGARHQHPGFGVPIVAFALPCTDRPICRLYPPEGVFRPETMWLEAPSGGDAHDNVPILVLQNPVLQPDHVTGNNSYALAEDMSAPFAQLLERTALKRLAWWGMIGGAEVGKRSGLFLLDDYDPNKTPIIMIHGVAGSPLIWARLSNAIMGDPELHRRYQIWHIVYQSNAPLLVERYRVQHYIDNAWSVVDPDGHAPARQGVVLIGHSMGGVIARLLCAQSTPEVWNAAFSAPFESLHANARDLATLKNVFQFKPYPGVDEIIFMAAPQRGSPSAEGLLGRLVGLLAWRHIEEMTGLMRIVADNPKAIQPALEAIFRTGHITSITSLRPEEPVTLADEKLMPAPGIRYDTIAGVLPGVKPPGDGYVPLSSALFPGSTTTLIVRSDHKVPDRPEAIEHVLKILREHGSAHDVVSNAMP; this comes from the coding sequence ATGACGATTCGTATGAATCGATGCCGCTTGGTTTACCGGCAATCCGTCCTGCGCAGGCTGGCGTGCGTTGTCTGGATGATTTTGGCGGCGTGCCTGTTGGGGTGCGCATCGAGCGGCGGAGAACGGGCATCCAGCGTTTCCGCACAGGCGCTTATCGATAAAGCGCAGCAATGGCAAACGGATGCGATTCGAGGGCAATCGACTCGGATTCAAGCGGAGGCGTGGCTGCATTGCGCAACGCTCGCGCATCAGGCCATGGCCGCGAGCGAGGCTGCGACGAACACGGCGGCAGGTTTGCTTGCGACGCAATGCAGTCGCGCGTTTTTCGATCTCGTGGCGCAGGGCGGTCCGATCAGGGTATCGATGGGGCAGGTGTCGGTCGACAATATCGCCGTGCGCGTCGAATTACGGGGCATGCCCGAAAGCCTTGGCAAAAGCTTCTATATCGAACCGGCCGACCAAGTGCAGATGGACGCCTTGGATGGCGCTCGTCATCAGCATCCGGGTTTTGGCGTGCCGATCGTGGCGTTCGCGTTGCCGTGCACCGATCGCCCTATCTGCCGACTTTATCCGCCGGAAGGCGTGTTTCGACCGGAGACGATGTGGCTGGAAGCGCCGTCGGGTGGCGATGCTCATGACAACGTGCCGATTCTGGTGCTGCAAAATCCCGTGCTGCAGCCCGATCACGTGACTGGAAACAATAGCTATGCGCTAGCCGAGGACATGTCGGCGCCATTCGCCCAATTGCTGGAGCGAACAGCCCTGAAGCGACTGGCGTGGTGGGGCATGATCGGCGGTGCGGAGGTTGGGAAGCGATCGGGATTGTTTCTGCTAGACGATTATGATCCGAACAAAACGCCCATCATCATGATCCACGGCGTCGCTGGGAGTCCGCTGATCTGGGCGCGATTGAGCAACGCGATCATGGGCGATCCCGAACTTCATCGGCGCTATCAGATATGGCATATCGTGTATCAAAGCAATGCGCCGTTGCTGGTGGAGCGCTATCGCGTTCAGCATTACATCGATAACGCGTGGAGCGTGGTCGATCCGGACGGCCACGCGCCAGCGCGACAGGGTGTCGTATTGATCGGGCACAGCATGGGCGGCGTGATCGCACGATTGTTGTGCGCGCAGAGTACGCCGGAGGTGTGGAATGCGGCGTTTTCCGCGCCGTTCGAAAGCCTGCACGCGAATGCCAGAGATCTGGCGACGCTCAAGAATGTCTTTCAGTTCAAGCCGTATCCAGGCGTCGACGAAATTATCTTTATGGCCGCGCCGCAACGCGGGAGTCCTTCGGCAGAGGGTTTGCTGGGACGTTTGGTTGGGTTGTTAGCCTGGCGACATATCGAAGAAATGACGGGGCTGATGCGCATCGTCGCCGATAATCCGAAAGCTATTCAGCCGGCGCTAGAAGCGATTTTCCGGACCGGTCATATCACCAGCATTACCAGTTTGCGGCCCGAGGAGCCCGTCACGTTGGCGGATGAAAAGTTGATGCCGGCACCCGGCATCCGCTACGACACCATTGCCGGTGTGCTTCCAGGCGTAAAGCCGCCCGGCGATGGCTATGTGCCATTGAGCAGCGCACTGTTTCCAGGCTCCACGACCACGTTGATCGTTCGCTCCGATCACAAAGTGCCGGATCGGCCGGAGGCGATTGAGCATGTGCTGAAAATCTTGCGAGAGCATGGCAGCGCTCACGACGTCGTCAGCAACGCAATGCCTTAA
- a CDS encoding c-type cytochrome yields MKIGRLLIRLIGVVVVVAILFSAYALLTVTHTGDEQAAQPKVAGTPIDLADKGVVARGEYLARAADCVACHTTPGGAPFAGGLAFTLPFGTIYSPNITADKDTGIGSWSDDDFVRAMHAGVDKDGHPLYPAFPYTSYSALSRDDILAIKAYLFSLPAVQAPARKNELSFPFNQRWTLSMWNALFLKKQRFQPEEGKSEAWNRGAYLATALGHCGECHTPRNVAFAMSSSEVFAGEELQGWRAYNITSDKEHGIGDWSDQQLADYLSKGHAAGRGTASGPMGEVVQNSLQYLTPSDVTALVTYLRDVKPQSNGISVSSGAPSEANQPNASAQASLGEQLFAGSCSGCHLDSGQGRESDYATLAGTRGVRDPHAVNATQIILHGSQLQVGSQRVFMPSFGSAYSDAEIAALSNYVVSHFGGQNGTLSASDVASRR; encoded by the coding sequence ATGAAAATAGGACGCCTGCTAATCAGGCTTATTGGCGTTGTCGTGGTCGTGGCGATTCTTTTCAGCGCGTACGCGCTGTTGACCGTTACCCACACGGGCGACGAGCAGGCAGCGCAACCGAAAGTGGCGGGGACTCCGATCGATTTAGCGGACAAGGGCGTCGTGGCTCGCGGCGAATATCTCGCGCGCGCAGCGGATTGCGTGGCGTGCCACACGACGCCGGGAGGCGCTCCATTTGCCGGTGGCTTAGCCTTTACCTTGCCATTCGGCACCATTTATTCGCCCAATATCACGGCGGACAAGGACACCGGCATCGGTAGTTGGAGTGACGACGACTTCGTTCGCGCCATGCACGCAGGCGTCGACAAGGACGGTCATCCTTTATATCCGGCGTTTCCCTATACGTCGTACTCGGCATTGAGTCGCGACGATATTCTGGCGATCAAGGCATATCTTTTCAGTCTTCCGGCGGTGCAAGCGCCCGCACGCAAGAACGAGCTGTCGTTCCCGTTCAATCAACGCTGGACGCTCAGCATGTGGAACGCGTTGTTCCTCAAGAAGCAGCGCTTCCAGCCTGAAGAAGGCAAGTCCGAGGCTTGGAATCGCGGTGCGTATCTCGCGACCGCGCTAGGTCATTGCGGCGAATGTCATACGCCTCGCAATGTCGCTTTCGCCATGAGTTCGAGCGAGGTGTTTGCCGGCGAAGAATTGCAGGGCTGGAGGGCGTACAACATCACGTCCGATAAAGAACACGGCATCGGCGATTGGAGCGATCAGCAGCTTGCCGATTATTTATCGAAAGGGCATGCCGCGGGTCGCGGCACCGCTTCCGGACCGATGGGCGAGGTCGTGCAGAACAGTCTTCAATATCTGACGCCATCCGATGTTACGGCGTTGGTGACGTATTTGAGAGATGTCAAACCACAATCCAACGGCATTTCCGTGTCGTCCGGCGCGCCATCGGAAGCAAATCAGCCGAACGCAAGCGCGCAGGCAAGTCTTGGCGAGCAACTGTTTGCAGGTTCATGTTCAGGTTGCCATCTCGACAGCGGTCAAGGGCGGGAGTCGGATTACGCGACGTTGGCGGGTACGCGTGGCGTGCGCGATCCGCACGCCGTCAATGCCACGCAGATCATTCTTCATGGCTCGCAATTGCAGGTTGGCAGTCAACGCGTGTTTATGCCGTCGTTCGGCAGTGCTTATTCGGATGCCGAGATTGCGGCGCTTTCAAACTACGTCGTTAGTCATTTTGGTGGCCAGAATGGTACGTTGAGCGCTTCGGATGTGGCCTCGCGAAGATAA
- a CDS encoding xanthine dehydrogenase family protein molybdopterin-binding subunit, translating into MTSPIHHAHDEVDLQSPSRREMLKRGGLVVAFMWLGGASRVWGMSNGARMDENHPLFAPNAFVRVGDDGSVHVVMPNVEMGQGVYTAQATLLAEELDVGLDQITVEHAPPDRKLYTNPLLGEQATGGSTTVRYCWTSMRDAGAAARYMLVNAAAQRWKVDPAQCTVARGVVTHAPTGRTLHYGELVDAAAKVTPPSKAPLKDPKDFQLIGKSLRRVDTPGKVDGSLQFGMDVRVPGMKIATVRACPAFGGRVVSVDDARALRIPGVVKVLKIDNAVAVVGEHFWAAKLGLDALDIQWDRGVNANFTTEQMFADLANASEHGTPIVAKEIGHPDDVKGKTISATYQLPLLAHAPMEPINTLVHVQPDSCEIWVGSQVVARCADIAAKVTGLPPEKITVNNQYIGGAFGRRLFEESVGQAVAFAKQVDYPIKVIWTREEDIAQDCYRPAYYDRISATVDDKGKPQAWIDRTTGASVLASFAPVAMGKNGLDPDLVECAAELPYNIPNLRSEWVRHDFPEGMKVGWWRGVGPTHNVFVVESFVDELAHAAGQDPVSYRRDMLGNDPRVRGVLDLATQKAGWGQGALPARQGRGIALAAPFGSYLCVIVDVEVSPQGEISLKRAVAAVDCGTVINPNTVEAQIQGGLVFGWSAALYSGITLKQGAVVQRNFNDYRVMRINQTPPIEVHIVPSKEQPGGIGETGTVMAMPALTNAIFAATGVRIRQLPIDTSMLVQDKDALKAVLSAVSPESNAPADIAPQAGRVS; encoded by the coding sequence ATGACTTCACCTATTCATCACGCTCATGATGAGGTCGATCTGCAAAGCCCTTCGCGCCGTGAAATGCTCAAGCGTGGCGGTTTGGTGGTGGCCTTTATGTGGCTTGGCGGCGCCAGTCGCGTTTGGGGAATGAGCAACGGCGCGCGCATGGATGAAAATCATCCTCTCTTTGCGCCCAACGCGTTCGTGCGCGTGGGCGATGACGGCAGCGTTCACGTGGTGATGCCGAATGTGGAGATGGGGCAGGGTGTTTACACCGCGCAGGCGACGCTGTTGGCCGAAGAGTTGGATGTCGGGCTGGATCAAATCACCGTCGAACACGCGCCACCGGATCGCAAGCTTTATACGAATCCTTTGTTGGGCGAGCAGGCCACGGGCGGATCGACAACCGTCCGCTATTGCTGGACGTCGATGCGCGATGCCGGCGCTGCGGCGCGCTATATGTTGGTCAACGCAGCCGCGCAACGTTGGAAAGTCGATCCGGCGCAATGCACTGTGGCGCGAGGTGTGGTGACACATGCGCCGACCGGCCGCACGCTGCACTATGGTGAGCTTGTCGACGCCGCGGCAAAGGTGACGCCGCCGTCGAAAGCGCCGTTGAAAGACCCCAAGGATTTTCAGCTGATCGGCAAATCGCTGCGCCGCGTGGACACGCCCGGCAAAGTGGACGGTTCGCTGCAATTTGGTATGGATGTGCGCGTGCCCGGCATGAAGATCGCCACCGTGCGTGCATGTCCCGCCTTTGGCGGTCGTGTCGTCTCGGTCGACGATGCACGCGCGCTTCGCATCCCTGGCGTCGTCAAAGTATTGAAGATCGACAATGCAGTTGCCGTGGTCGGCGAGCATTTTTGGGCAGCGAAATTGGGGCTCGATGCGCTGGATATCCAATGGGATCGTGGCGTCAACGCAAACTTCACCACGGAGCAGATGTTCGCCGATCTGGCGAATGCTTCCGAGCACGGCACGCCCATCGTGGCGAAAGAAATCGGTCACCCGGATGACGTGAAAGGAAAAACGATCTCGGCGACCTATCAGCTTCCGCTGCTCGCGCATGCGCCGATGGAACCCATCAACACGCTCGTGCACGTTCAACCCGACAGCTGTGAAATCTGGGTGGGCTCGCAAGTCGTGGCGCGCTGCGCGGATATCGCGGCGAAGGTAACGGGACTGCCGCCGGAAAAAATCACTGTCAACAATCAATACATCGGCGGCGCTTTCGGGCGGCGCCTATTTGAAGAATCGGTGGGGCAGGCGGTCGCGTTCGCCAAGCAGGTCGATTATCCGATCAAGGTGATCTGGACGCGCGAAGAAGATATTGCGCAGGATTGCTATCGTCCGGCGTATTACGACCGCATTTCGGCGACGGTCGACGACAAGGGCAAGCCGCAAGCTTGGATCGATCGCACGACGGGCGCATCGGTGTTGGCTTCGTTCGCGCCTGTCGCCATGGGCAAGAATGGACTCGATCCCGACTTGGTCGAATGCGCGGCGGAGTTGCCGTACAACATTCCCAATTTACGCTCCGAATGGGTGCGACACGATTTTCCGGAAGGCATGAAGGTTGGCTGGTGGCGGGGCGTCGGTCCCACGCATAACGTGTTTGTGGTCGAGAGCTTTGTGGACGAACTCGCGCACGCGGCTGGACAAGATCCGGTGAGTTATCGCCGCGATATGTTGGGTAACGATCCACGCGTGCGCGGCGTGCTCGATCTGGCGACGCAAAAAGCGGGCTGGGGACAGGGAGCGCTGCCTGCGCGGCAAGGACGCGGCATCGCGCTCGCGGCGCCTTTCGGCAGTTATCTGTGCGTGATCGTCGATGTCGAAGTGTCGCCGCAAGGTGAGATCAGCCTCAAGCGCGCCGTCGCGGCGGTCGATTGCGGCACGGTGATTAATCCGAATACGGTCGAGGCGCAAATTCAGGGCGGCTTGGTGTTTGGCTGGAGCGCGGCGCTTTATAGCGGCATTACGCTGAAGCAGGGCGCCGTCGTGCAGCGCAATTTCAACGACTACCGCGTTATGCGCATCAACCAGACGCCGCCGATCGAAGTGCATATTGTGCCGAGCAAAGAACAGCCCGGCGGTATTGGCGAAACTGGCACGGTGATGGCGATGCCCGCGCTGACGAATGCGATATTTGCAGCCACGGGCGTGCGTATCAGGCAATTGCCGATCGATACGTCGATGCTGGTGCAAGACAAGGATGCCCTCAAAGCCGTGCTGTCGGCCGTTTCGCCAGAGAGCAATGCTCCCGCCGATATCGCTCCGCAAGCAGGGAGGGTGTCATGA
- a CDS encoding (2Fe-2S)-binding protein — protein MLSLTVNDKPYSVDVPDDTPLLWVLRDVIGLTGTKFGCGMAQCGACTVHLDGASVRSCVLPVAGAVGKKITTIEGIGATDIGKRVQQAWLGIEVAQCGYCQAGQIMSATALLAQKPTPSDADIDTAMAGNLCRCGTYVRIRAAIKQAATGQATLPQTIV, from the coding sequence ATGTTGTCCTTGACCGTAAACGATAAGCCTTATTCGGTCGACGTTCCCGACGACACGCCATTGTTGTGGGTGTTGCGCGATGTCATCGGTTTGACCGGCACAAAATTCGGTTGTGGCATGGCCCAATGCGGCGCGTGCACCGTACATCTGGACGGTGCATCCGTGCGTTCGTGCGTGTTGCCGGTGGCCGGGGCGGTGGGCAAGAAAATCACTACGATCGAAGGCATCGGCGCCACGGATATCGGCAAGCGCGTGCAGCAGGCGTGGCTGGGTATCGAGGTGGCGCAGTGCGGCTATTGCCAGGCCGGACAAATCATGTCCGCGACGGCGTTGCTTGCCCAGAAACCCACACCGAGCGATGCGGATATCGACACCGCCATGGCCGGCAATTTGTGCCGCTGTGGCACGTATGTGCGCATCCGTGCGGCGATCAAGCAGGCTGCAACGGGGCAGGCTACGTTGCCGCAAACCATCGTCTAA